CATCGAAGCGACCCGCGGCCACGTAGGCGAGGTCGAGCGAAGCCGCGCCCGGCCGGCGGATCCCGGCGGTCTTCTGGGTGAGTTCCTTGAACATCGCCAGATACGCATCGACATTGTCGAACTGGCGGAAGGGGAACCCGGTGCCGATCAGCGCCTCGTTGAGCCGGGTCCGGCGCGAGACGCGGATGCGGCGATCGTTGAGGAAGGCGCCGGCGCCGCGCGAGGCCGTGAACATCTCGTTGCTGTTGGGGTCGTAGACCACCGCGTGCTCGAGCACGCCATTCTTCGTCTGCGCGATCGAGACCGCGTATTGCGGCATGCCGTGGATGAAGTTCGTGGTGCCGTCGAGCGGGTCGATGATCCAGGCGAACTCGCTCTCCTGGCCATTGAGTGGCCCGGACTCGCCGGACTCCTCTGCTAGAATCCCGTGCCCCGGGAAAGCGTCGCGAAGCACCTCGATGATGGCCTGCTCGGCGGCGCGATCGACCTCGGTGACGAAATCGTTGGGCGACTTGGACTGCACGGTCAGCAGATCGATCTGGGTCGACGCGCGGTTGATGACGGACGCGGCGCGCCGGGCGGCCTTGACGGCGATGTTCAGGGTTGCATGCATGCGAAGCGGTCTCGGTTAAAGAATCGGGCGCCTGCGACGCGTGCCCCGCATCCGGCGCTGCGACCTGGCGCAGTCCTTGCGGGCTTCACACGTTCCGGGCAGGCCGCCCGGCAAATTCGGAAAACGCGGAATTTTAATATGAATCGCCCCCTTGCGCTCGATCGTGTCCGTGTCGTGCTGTCGCGCACCAGTCATCCCGGCAATATCGGCGCGGCTGCGCGGGCGATGAAGACCATGGGACTGCGCGACCTCTGGCTGGTGGCGCCGGAGTCCTTCCCCGACGAGGTTGCGACCGCGCGCGCGTCCGGAGCGGCCGACGTGCTCGCTTCTGCCCGCGTGGTCGCCACACTCGAGGAGGCGCTCGCCGACACGGTGTTCTCGGCGGCGTTGACCGCAAGGCGGCGTGAGCTCTCGCTGCCGCGCATGCAGGCGCGCGACGCCGCGTGCGAGCTCGTCGCGCGCAGTGGCGATGGCATCGTCGCACTCGTTTTCGGCAACGAGACCAGCGGGATGACCAACGAAGAGGTCGGGCTGTGCAGCCTGCCGGTGACGATTCCGACTGACCCCGATTTCTCCTCGCTCAATCTGGGCGCCGCGGTACAGGTGCTGAGCTACGAAATGCGCATGGCTGCGCTCGGCGAAGCGACCGCCGTTCTCGATGATGCCCAGGCCGAGCCTGCCACGCACGCTGACTTCGAAGGCTTCATGGCTCATCTGGAACGCGTGGTGACCGCGAGCGGCTTTCATGATCCGGCCAATCCCAAGCGCCTGCTGCCGCGCATGCGGCGCCTTTTCAATCGTGTGCGGCTCGAGAAGGAAGAGGTTGCGATTCTGCGTGGCATGCTCACGACCTTCGAGACGCCGAAGCGTCGCGGCTGAGCATCAGCGCCGGTTCCGGGGCTTTCTCGGAGCACTATAACCGATTAAAATTCTCGGGAATTTGGCGGTCGAGCCGGTTGCGCTCGCCCATCCTTGAGCCGTTTTTCCCGTGGAGTTACCCAGCATGTTCAGCCGCCTGCGTGAAGATCTGGCCAGCGTGCGCGAGCGCGATCCGGCCGCGCGCTCCACTTTCGAGGTGCTGACCTGCTATCCGGGCATCCACGCGCTGATGTTCCATCGTCTGGCTCATGCGGCATGGGGCCGGGGCTGGCATTGGCTGGGCCGCTTCGTCAGTCATCTGAGCCGTTTCCTGACCGGCATCGAGATCCACCCCGGCGCAAGCATCGGGCGGCGGGTGTTCATCGACCACGGCATGGGTGTGGTGATCGGCGAGACCGCCGAAATTGGCGACGACTGCACGATCTACCAGGCCGTCACGCTCGGCGGCACGTCCCTTTATCGCGGTACGAAGCGCCATCCGACCCTCGGTCGGGGCGTGGTGGTGGGTGCGGGTGCCAAGGTGCTGGGGGGATTCACGGTGGGTGATGGTGCCAAGATCGGATCGAATGCGGTGGTCGTCAAGCCGGTCCCGGCGGGCGCGACCGCGGTCGGAAATCCGGCCCGCGTCATCGATCCCGAGCGCGACGCCGCGCGCGAGCAGAAGGCGGAGCAGATCGGGTTCAGCGCCTACGGGGTCACGCGCGACATGGACGACCCGGTCTCCAAGGCGCTGCATGGGCTGCTCGATCACTCGGTCGAGACCGATCGTCGCCTGCAGGCGATCATCGCGCGCCTGGAGGCGGCCGGCATCAAGCTCGACGAGGCGGTGGCCTCGGCGGACGATTTCGATGCCGGGCGCTTGTCGCGGATGGTCGATTGATTTCTCGCGTGCTGTCGTGGATCCAGGAAGGTGCGGCGACGGGTCGGGTGGAGTAGTTGACCGATTTTGTCGGGAAATGTATAGTTGAGCGAAATGTTCGGGTATTCGCGTGGCTTCCGCGCGCGATCGCTCGGGCGAGATCGTTTTCAGCATCCCTTCCAGGAGCGAGCATGAGACTGACCACCAAAGGCCGATTTGCCGTAACGGCGATGATCGATCTGGCTTCCCGCCAGGGCGACGGGCCGGTCACGCTGGCCGGCATTGCCGAGCGCCAGAAGATCTCGCTGTCCTACCTCGAGCAGCTGTTCGGCAAGCTGCGCCGCCACGATCTGGTGAGCAGCGTGCGTGGGCCCGGTGGCGGATATCGGCTCGCGCGCGACATGGCCGAGATCACCGTGGCCGACATCATCATCGCGGTGGATGAGCCGCTCGATGCCACCCAGTGCGGCGGCAAGGAAAACTGTCACGACGCTCACCGCTGCATGACGCACGACCTGTGGGCCAATCTCAACAAGCGCATGTATGCCTACCTCGATTCGGTGACGCTCGATGCGCTGGTGAACCGCCGTGTCCGTCCGGATTCCGACATGGCCGTGCTGCGCAACATCCGTCGCCGCGCCGCGGTCGGGACTGTGCGCGAAATCGCGGCGATTTGAGGCGGCACATGAGCTTTGCGCCGGTCTACCTCGACTGGAACGCGACGACGCCGCTCGACCCGGTCGTCCGTGCGGCCATGCTGCCTTGGCTCGGCGCCGCGGAGCCGGCGCGCTTCGGCAATGCCTCGAGCCGGCACGAGTATGGCCGTCAGGCGCGTGCGGCGGTGGACGAGGCGCGCGCGCGCGTGGCCGCGGCGGTCGGGGCGCATGCGACCGAGGTCATCTTCACCAGTGGCGGTTCGGAGGCCAACAACCTGTTCCTCAAGGGAGCGGCGGCGACGATGAGGCCGGCCCTGGTGGCGGTGAGCGCGATCGAGCACCCGTGCGTGCGCGAGCCCGCCCGCCAGTTGCAGCGTGCCGGGTGGACGCTTCGCGAGATCGCGGTCGATGCCCAGGGGCGTATCGACGCCGCGGACTGGCAGGCGGTGATCGACGCGCGCCCGCGCCTGGTGTCGGCGATGCTTGCGAACAACGAGACCGGCGTGCTCCAGGACATCGCGCCGATGGCGGCAAGCGCACGCGCAGCGGGTGCATGGTTCCACACCGACGCGGTGCAGGCACTCGGCAAGATCGAACTCGACTTCCGCGCCCTTGGCGTGCATGCGATGACCTTGTCCGCCCACAAGCTTGGCGGCCCGCTCGGTGCGGGTGCTCTGGTGGTCGACAAGCGCGTGGAGCTGTCGCCGCTGATCGCAGGAGGCGGCCAGGAGCGCGGCCTGCGCTCGGGAACGGAGAACGTCGCTGCCATCGTCGGTTTCGGTGTCGCCTGTGAGCGCGCGGTTTCGCGTCGGGCGGAGGAGGCGGTCCGGCTCGCCGCCTTGCGCGACGAGGTGCAAGCGGCGCTCGTGGAACTTGGCGCCAGCGTGTTTTCGGCTGGTGCGTCGCGCCTGCCCAACACGGTGTTTTTCGCCGTGCGCGATATCGACGGCGAAACGCTGGTGGGCAAGCTCGATCGCGCCGGCTTTGCGGTCGCCAGCGGTTCGGCCTGCTCGAGCGCCAACCCGGAGCCTTCGCACACCCTGCTGGCCATGGGTGTAGCGCCCGAGGTCGCGCGTGGTGCGGTGCGTATCAGCCTCGGTCGCGACACGGGTGCCGACGATGTGCGGCGCTTCATCGAAACCTTCGCCCGCGTCGTGGGCGAACTCAAGAATCTTGCCTCGGTGGCGGCGTGAGCCGTGCCACCAGGCCCTGACATCGATACACGAACAACGACTCTGCGGAGAGACGCAATGCTGAAGTTCCCCATCTACCTCGACTATTCTGCGACGACCCCGGTGGATCCGCGCGTGGCGCAGAAGATGATCCCGTGGCTGACCGAGCATTTCGGCAACCCGGCCAGTCGCTCGCACGCGTTCGGCTGGGAGGCCGAGGCTGCGGTCGAGGAGGCGCGCGAGCAGGTGGCTGCGCTGGTCAATGCCGACCCGAAGGAGATCATCTGGACCTCGGGCGCGACCGAATCGAACAACCTCGCCATCAAGGGTGCGGCGCACTTCTATCAGGGCAAGGGCAAACACCTCATCACCGTCAAGACCGAGCACAAGGCGGTGCTCGACACCGTGCGCGAACTCGAGCGCGAGGGCTTCGAGGCGACCTACCTCGACGTGCAGGAGAACGGCCTGGTCGATCTCGAGGTACTCAAGGCGGCGATCCGTCCCGATACCATCGTGGTCTCGGTGATGTTCGTGAACAACGAGATCGGCGTGATCCAGCCGATCGCCCAGATCGGCGAACTCTGCCGCGAGAAGGGCATCGTGTTCCACGTCGACGCGGCGCAGGCGACCGGCAAGGTCGAGATCGACCTGGATGCGCTCAAGGTGGACCTGATGAGCTTCTCCGCGCACAAGACCTACGGTCCCAAGGGGATCGGTGCGCTTTACGTGCGCCGCAAGCCGCGCGTTCGTCTGGAGGCCCAGATGCACGGTGGCGGTCATGAGCGCGGCCTGCGCTCGGGCACGCTGGCCACCCACCAGATCGTCGGCATGGGCGAGGCCTTCCGCATTGCACGTGAGGAGATGGCGGCGGAAAATGCGCGCGTCCAGAAGCTGCGCGACAAGCTGCTCGCCGGCCTCACCGACATCGAGGCGACCTACATCAACGGCGACCTCGAACAGCGCGTGCCGCACAACCTGAACATCTCCTTCGCCTACGTCGAAGGCGAGTCGCTGATCATGGCGATCAAGGACATCGCGGTCTCGTCGGGTTCGGCCTGTACCTCGGCGAGCCTGGAGCCCTCTTACGTGTTGCGCGCACTCGGACGCAACGATGAGCTGGCGCATAGCTCGATCCGCTTCACGATCGGCCGTTTCACGACCGAAGAGGAGGTGGATTTCACGATCGGTCTGCTCCATCGCAAGATCGGCAAGCTGCGCGAGCTTTCGCCGCTCTGGGAAATGTACAAGGACGGTGTCGATCTGGACACCGTCCAGTGGGCGGCGCACTGAGCTTGCCGGCCGGCGCGCCGTTTCATCCTCTATTGAAGGCACCGCTGCCGTCAGGCCGCGGTCCAATGACTACAAGACATCCCCTGCAGGAGAAAGAACATGGCTTACAGTGAGAAGGTCCTCGACCACTACGAAAACCCGCGCAACGTCGGCTCGTTCGCCAAGGACGAGGAAGGCGTCGCCACTGGCATGGTGGGTGCGCCCGCCTGTGGCGACGTGATGAAGCTGCAGATCAAGGTCGGCAAGGATGGCGTGATCGAAGACGCCAAGTTCAAGACCTACGGCTGTGGTTCGGCGATTGCTTCGAGTTCGCTCGTCACCGAGTGGGTCAAGGGCAAGACCATCGACCAGGCGCTCGAGATCAAGAACACGCAGATCGCCGAGGAGCTCGCGCTGCCGCCGGTCAAGATCCACTGCTCGATCCTCGCCGAGGACGCGATCAAGGCCGCCGTCGCCGACTACAAGAAGAAGCACGAAGCCTGAGCGGCGTTTTGCAGACAGGAGAACCAGAGATGGCCGTTAGTCTTTCCGAATCCGCCGCCCGTCACGTTTCGAACTTCATCGCCAAGCGCGGCAAGGGGTTCGGCATCCGCCTCGGCGTGAAGACCTCGGGCTGTTCGGGCATGGCCTACAAGCTCGAGTTCGTCGATCACACCGAAGCCGAGGATCTGGTGTTCGAGAGCCACGGCGTCAACGTGGTGATCGACCCGAAGAGCCTGGCCTACCTCGACGGCACCGAGCTCGACTTCGTCAAGGAAGGTCTCAACGAGGGTTTCAAGTTCAACAACCCGAACGTGAAGGACCAGTGCGGGTGCGGCGAAAGCTTCAACGTCTGAGCCGCGCTCGATGAGCATCGACCTCACTCAGGACTTCTTCACGCTGTTCGGCCTTCCGCGCCGCTATGCGCTCGACGACGCCGCGCTCGAGGCGGCGTGGCATGCGCTGCAGTCGCAGGTGCACCCAGACCGGCATGCCCATCTGTCGGACGCCGAGAAGCGGCGCGCCATGCAGTGGGCGACGCGGGTGAACGAGGGATTCCGCACGCTGCGACAGCCGCTTGCGCGCGCGCAATACCTGCTCGAACTCGCCGGTGTGGATGCGGGCCTCGAGACCAACACCGCGATGTCGCCGGAGTTCCTGATGGAACAGATGGAGTGGCGCGAGGCGGTCGAGGAAGCCCGTGACGCAGCCGAGGTCTCGGAGCTCGAGGAACTGCACCGGCGCCTGCTTGCGCATGCTCGCGAGGTGAGATCACACCTCGCGGCGCAGCTCGATGATGAACACGACTACGAAGCAGCGGCCGACACCGTGCGTCGGCTGATGTTCATCGACAAACTCCAGCAAGAAATCGACGAGGCCCTGCTGGCCCTCGAAAACTAGAGAGCACGGAACATACCCGATGGCCCTGCTGCAAATCGCTGAACCCGGCATGTCCACCGAGCCACACAAGCACCGGCTTGCGGTGGGCATCGATCTGGGGACCACCAATTCGCTCGTCGCCACCGTGCGTAACGGGATTGCCGTCTGCCTGCCCGACGAGACCGGCCGCACCATGCTCCCCTCGGTCGTGCGCTATGGCGCGGACGGGCGCGTCGAGGTCGGGCTCGCGGCCATGAAGGCCCAGGCGACCGATCCGCGCAACACCATCGTCTCGGTCAAGCGTTTCATGGGGCGGGGGCTCAAGGACGTCGCCCACATCGAGACCATGCCCTACGACTTCGAGGACAACGCAGGCATGGTGCGCTTGCGCACGGTGCAAGGGGTCAAGAGCCCGGTCGAGGTCTCCGCCGAGGTCCTGCGCAGGCTGCGCGAGCGCGCGGAAGCCAGTCTTGGCGGTCCGCTGGTCGGGGCGGTGATCACCGTCCCGGCGTATTTCGATGATGCCCAGCGTCAGGCAACCAAGGATGCCGCGCGGCTGGCCGGCCTCGACGTGCTTCGCCTGCTCAACGAGCCCACTGCGGCGGCGGTCGCCTACGGGCTCGACAACGCCGCTGAAGGTCTCTACGCGGTGTATGACCTGGGTGGTGGGACCTTCGACCTGTCCATCCTCAAGCTCTCCCGCGGCGTGTTCGAGGTCCTGTCGACCAATGGTGACGCCGCCCTCGGCGGCGACGACTTCGACCACCGCCTGTTCTGCTGGATCCTCGACAGGGCCCGCATCAGCCCGCCCTCGCTCGAGGATGCTCGCCGCCTGCAGATGAAGGCACGCGAGGCCAAGGAACTGCTGACGACCTGCGAGGAAGCGCCGATCCACGTTCTCCTCGGCTCGGGCGAGGAAGTGGATCTCGTCGTCACGCGCGACGAGTTCGCCGAGATGACGAAACACCTGGTGCAGAAGACCCTGACGCCGGTGCGCAAGGCGCTTCGCGACGCGGGCCTCGCGGCCGACGAGATCAAGGGCGTGGTGATGGTGGGTGGGGCCACCCGCATGCCGCACATACAGCGTGCGGTCGCGCAGTATTTCGGCCAGGAGCCGCTCACCAACCTCGACCCGGACAAGGTGGTCGCGCTCGGTGCCGCGATGCAGGCCAACGTGCTCGCCGGCAACCGGCCGGACCAGGACGACTGGCTGCTTCTGGACGTGATCCCGCTTTCGCTCGGCCTCGAGACCATGGGCGGCCTCGTCGAGAAGGTGGTGCCGCGCAACTCCACGCTGCCGATCGCGCGTGCGCAGGAGTTCACCACCTTCAAGGACGGCCAGACCGCGATGGCCTTCCACGTCGTGCAGGGCGAACGCGAGCTCGTCTCCGACTGCCGTTCGCTCGCCCGCTTCGAACTGCGCGGCATCCCGCCGATGGTGGCAGGTGCGGCGCGCATCCGGGTGACCTTCCAGGTCGATGCCGATGGCCTGCTGTCGGTGTCCGCGCGCGAGATGTCCTCGGGCGTCGAGGCCAGCGTGCTGGTGAAGCCTTCCTACGGCCTGTCCGACGACGAGATCGCGCAGATGCTGCGCTCCGGCGTCGACCATGCTGGTGACGACATGATGGCGCGTGCGCTGCGCGAGCAGCAGGTCGAGGCAGACCGCGTGATCGAGGCGACCGAGCAAGCACTCGACAAGGACGGGCAACTGCTCTCCGATGCCGAACGGGCCACGATCGCCGAGACCATCTCGCGCCTGCGCAGCCTTCGCGCCGGCAGCGATCACCGCGCCATCAAGGCCGGGATCGATGCGCTCGGCCGCGCCACCGACG
This region of Thauera sp. JM12B12 genomic DNA includes:
- a CDS encoding RNA methyltransferase; this translates as MNRPLALDRVRVVLSRTSHPGNIGAAARAMKTMGLRDLWLVAPESFPDEVATARASGAADVLASARVVATLEEALADTVFSAALTARRRELSLPRMQARDAACELVARSGDGIVALVFGNETSGMTNEEVGLCSLPVTIPTDPDFSSLNLGAAVQVLSYEMRMAALGEATAVLDDAQAEPATHADFEGFMAHLERVVTASGFHDPANPKRLLPRMRRLFNRVRLEKEEVAILRGMLTTFETPKRRG
- the iscR gene encoding Fe-S cluster assembly transcriptional regulator IscR, with translation MRLTTKGRFAVTAMIDLASRQGDGPVTLAGIAERQKISLSYLEQLFGKLRRHDLVSSVRGPGGGYRLARDMAEITVADIIIAVDEPLDATQCGGKENCHDAHRCMTHDLWANLNKRMYAYLDSVTLDALVNRRVRPDSDMAVLRNIRRRAAVGTVREIAAI
- the cysE gene encoding serine O-acetyltransferase, with product MFSRLREDLASVRERDPAARSTFEVLTCYPGIHALMFHRLAHAAWGRGWHWLGRFVSHLSRFLTGIEIHPGASIGRRVFIDHGMGVVIGETAEIGDDCTIYQAVTLGGTSLYRGTKRHPTLGRGVVVGAGAKVLGGFTVGDGAKIGSNAVVVKPVPAGATAVGNPARVIDPERDAAREQKAEQIGFSAYGVTRDMDDPVSKALHGLLDHSVETDRRLQAIIARLEAAGIKLDEAVASADDFDAGRLSRMVD
- a CDS encoding inositol monophosphatase family protein, translating into MHATLNIAVKAARRAASVINRASTQIDLLTVQSKSPNDFVTEVDRAAEQAIIEVLRDAFPGHGILAEESGESGPLNGQESEFAWIIDPLDGTTNFIHGMPQYAVSIAQTKNGVLEHAVVYDPNSNEMFTASRGAGAFLNDRRIRVSRRTRLNEALIGTGFPFRQFDNVDAYLAMFKELTQKTAGIRRPGAASLDLAYVAAGRFDGFWEMGLSPWDMAAGALLIQEAGGLVSDLSGEANYLTTGNVVAGTPKIFGQLLPIIQAWRPASMRA
- a CDS encoding cysteine desulfurase family protein translates to MSFAPVYLDWNATTPLDPVVRAAMLPWLGAAEPARFGNASSRHEYGRQARAAVDEARARVAAAVGAHATEVIFTSGGSEANNLFLKGAAATMRPALVAVSAIEHPCVREPARQLQRAGWTLREIAVDAQGRIDAADWQAVIDARPRLVSAMLANNETGVLQDIAPMAASARAAGAWFHTDAVQALGKIELDFRALGVHAMTLSAHKLGGPLGAGALVVDKRVELSPLIAGGGQERGLRSGTENVAAIVGFGVACERAVSRRAEEAVRLAALRDEVQAALVELGASVFSAGASRLPNTVFFAVRDIDGETLVGKLDRAGFAVASGSACSSANPEPSHTLLAMGVAPEVARGAVRISLGRDTGADDVRRFIETFARVVGELKNLASVAA
- the iscU gene encoding Fe-S cluster assembly scaffold IscU, with the translated sequence MAYSEKVLDHYENPRNVGSFAKDEEGVATGMVGAPACGDVMKLQIKVGKDGVIEDAKFKTYGCGSAIASSSLVTEWVKGKTIDQALEIKNTQIAEELALPPVKIHCSILAEDAIKAAVADYKKKHEA
- the hscB gene encoding Fe-S protein assembly co-chaperone HscB, encoding MSIDLTQDFFTLFGLPRRYALDDAALEAAWHALQSQVHPDRHAHLSDAEKRRAMQWATRVNEGFRTLRQPLARAQYLLELAGVDAGLETNTAMSPEFLMEQMEWREAVEEARDAAEVSELEELHRRLLAHAREVRSHLAAQLDDEHDYEAAADTVRRLMFIDKLQQEIDEALLALEN
- a CDS encoding IscS subfamily cysteine desulfurase, whose translation is MKFPIYLDYSATTPVDPRVAQKMIPWLTEHFGNPASRSHAFGWEAEAAVEEAREQVAALVNADPKEIIWTSGATESNNLAIKGAAHFYQGKGKHLITVKTEHKAVLDTVRELEREGFEATYLDVQENGLVDLEVLKAAIRPDTIVVSVMFVNNEIGVIQPIAQIGELCREKGIVFHVDAAQATGKVEIDLDALKVDLMSFSAHKTYGPKGIGALYVRRKPRVRLEAQMHGGGHERGLRSGTLATHQIVGMGEAFRIAREEMAAENARVQKLRDKLLAGLTDIEATYINGDLEQRVPHNLNISFAYVEGESLIMAIKDIAVSSGSACTSASLEPSYVLRALGRNDELAHSSIRFTIGRFTTEEEVDFTIGLLHRKIGKLRELSPLWEMYKDGVDLDTVQWAAH
- the hscA gene encoding Fe-S protein assembly chaperone HscA, whose translation is MALLQIAEPGMSTEPHKHRLAVGIDLGTTNSLVATVRNGIAVCLPDETGRTMLPSVVRYGADGRVEVGLAAMKAQATDPRNTIVSVKRFMGRGLKDVAHIETMPYDFEDNAGMVRLRTVQGVKSPVEVSAEVLRRLRERAEASLGGPLVGAVITVPAYFDDAQRQATKDAARLAGLDVLRLLNEPTAAAVAYGLDNAAEGLYAVYDLGGGTFDLSILKLSRGVFEVLSTNGDAALGGDDFDHRLFCWILDRARISPPSLEDARRLQMKAREAKELLTTCEEAPIHVLLGSGEEVDLVVTRDEFAEMTKHLVQKTLTPVRKALRDAGLAADEIKGVVMVGGATRMPHIQRAVAQYFGQEPLTNLDPDKVVALGAAMQANVLAGNRPDQDDWLLLDVIPLSLGLETMGGLVEKVVPRNSTLPIARAQEFTTFKDGQTAMAFHVVQGERELVSDCRSLARFELRGIPPMVAGAARIRVTFQVDADGLLSVSAREMSSGVEASVLVKPSYGLSDDEIAQMLRSGVDHAGDDMMARALREQQVEADRVIEATEQALDKDGQLLSDAERATIAETISRLRSLRAGSDHRAIKAGIDALGRATDDFAARRMDNSIRSVLAGHKVDELEI
- the iscA gene encoding iron-sulfur cluster assembly protein IscA — translated: MAVSLSESAARHVSNFIAKRGKGFGIRLGVKTSGCSGMAYKLEFVDHTEAEDLVFESHGVNVVIDPKSLAYLDGTELDFVKEGLNEGFKFNNPNVKDQCGCGESFNV